TTCTGAATTCCGATTCTTGATGCTGaccttttttctgatttttagatTTCGATTTTGTACTCTTAATCTTAACACAAcaaggaccgcaaagaaatccAATTCGGAAAACATCAAAGATTCGGCATTCTACATCTGAGAAATCGGTATATACACAatacttcaaattatttgctGTGTTCAATATTGTAGAATACAGTTTTATTCCtcaattcataacatttgattTATGCTTCTAAATATATTTCATTCACTTGCGACGAGCGGAATACGAGATAACTTTCATTTCGTCCGCAATGTGTTATTGTGAATTATATGAAgcagtgtattcgaaaaaaatgaataacttcGGACCTCGgacggagtatacgtgttcacaaCATGTTagcttcggaccaaccagattttatTGTATaagttaaggtagtgccacctctatcctggtcctacttctcctaaataatgaaatatttcggggtaaagtatggtacgcaaaaatgctctttcgctcttttcaacatctgtaaaaaaaaatgcctcactttgctatccatctttatccattttcaattctgatattctttctccaagaatataaattttaaccgatatgccgaaaataaatttacaaaaatcaattaacggtggttaattTATCTTAGAActctgattctaaattctgattctgaattctgattttgaattctgattctgaattctgattctctgaattctgattctgaattctgattctgaattctgattctgaattctgattctgaattctgattctgaatctgattctgaattctgattctgaattctgattctgaattctgattctgaattctgattctgaattctgattctgaatctgattctgaattctgattctgaattctgattctgaattctgattctgaattctgattctgaattctgattctgaattctgattctgaattctgattctgaattctgattctgaattctgattctgaattctgattctgaattctgattctgaattctgattctgaattctgattctgaattctgattctgaattctgattctgaattctgattctgaattctgattctgaattctgattctgaattctgattctgaattctgattctgaattctgattctgaattctgattctgaattctgattctgaattctgattctgaattctgattctgaattctgattctgaattctgattctgaattctgattctgaattctgattctgaattctgattctgaattctgattctgaattctgattctgaattctgattctgaattctgattctgaattctgattctgaattctgattctgaattctgattctgaattctgattctgaattctgattctgaattctgattctgaattctgattctgaattctgattctgaattctgattctgaattctgattctgaattctgattctgaattctgattctgaattctgattctgaattctgattctgaattctgattctgaattctgattctgaattctgattctgaattctgattctgaattctgattctgaattctgattctgaattctgattctgaattctgattctgaattctgattctgaattctgattctgaattctgaattctgattctgattctgaattctgattctgaattctgattctgaattctgattctgaaatctgattctgacgGTGAAGATTTTTAGCCAAACATCgaacgaaatttttttcttagtatcatgtcagtatgatcagtgatTCAACATAGCATTCAGCGATCTAGTGTGGCCTatttttaggggtaaaaatgattgatttcttACTTACGTTgttaaaaccttcaaaaaaaattaaatttttatgaacacttgaattttttttaaatcccaaAGAAATAAACTCTTGAAATGTATccggtttttgagaaaaattaaatctatgaaatttacagattttttttttaaatattagaattgatgaaaatcaaaaaggGGATATTTTCTATGATTCGAGCAAAATcgtggcaacatccaaaaaagttgtcactttttttattttcattccaaattagtcaaaattaatGTGTAACGTAATAataagcatgatttttttttatttggcctttTTAAagcagttttaaacagtaaaaaacttactttttcctaaaaggttaaatttacctttttgcgaggtgaattttttccacccctctttcgaggtaaattttacctttttttcattcacctagcaaaaaggtaaattttaccttttttcaatttacctagcaaaaaggtaaattttacctttttcgcattcacctagcaaaatagtaaataataccgttttcccatttactgatttaaaaggtaaatgctggttggtttgattgttttcttcaataagaattataaaaaaaaaattctttcaaaaatgatatttattggagataaatagggactggtaattcggcttcgcgttcttctgagccgctatggccgctgaatccacctgcgttgcgtagattcatggcctcctccgttcgactaatccggtcaggttcggcttttccggctggaggatgacgtggaatacacctcaaagctctatgggccgatctgaaacaaaatcaatggtattatgacgagaaccagcacaactaaatgatatttaagaacacttaccattctattccgattttcacatattaggcacaaagcaaaacttgttcctagaatgacaaaacagcttaacctcaatgaacgggttcggcgaatagttacttttttttttttagaagaattgtaccgttttgtttggctcaatccaggtcaattacacctcgctacgaggtaagttttaccttttttggattcaccttttttctcggtgaattgtaccttttttcaaacctcgattcaggtaaattttacctcactgtgaggtgagtttcaccttgAAGAGGTATAAGTTACCTTTTTGgttttcacgagcgttcacctttgctaactcggtaaattttacctttttattattttccgtgtaataatatgtaccgtcaaacggggcatcatgcaaaagcagggttaggtgcaacatttgtataccacaacactcattcagtttttatttcgatatactgtaataaagttataattgaatgataacaaattgatgataacATAGCTTTTGACATCGTAAAagcgtttttaaaaattctgattctcataaaaaattaaaaaaaaaaatcgagcaataaataaacagttttttttacatttttcgaagccgtaaaaaactttacccagtatgacggattggctcaatgatatcacttacaaactttatattgctttcttTATCCTTTatccaacactgttggtgtcaaaatattattcggacaatcaccaattttttttaaattaatatttttataattcacttacctgtctggggcaaaatgcaacaaaatgaaaatgaaaacttaacctcataaatctcgtttccatatgctgggatatgattgttttgcattatgcgtttgttaacattcaaatttcatctatcctaagatttattttcatgatttaagctaatttaagtacattttttcccctaaatgtatgcagcaaatttacactttttcctttaacacatttttgatagaaaatgtaaaatttattcgaacaaaaccaaaaattactgcaattgctGCTGTTGTATCGATAACTATAAATTtgcaaacgttttcatttaatttttcattaataacagtTTCATTAATAATGttgttgaaaaactaaaaattactggtaaaaccaataatttttctgactacgtcaatttggtgtcctatcaaccttaaaactttttatttacaagaggtatgattatctgtaggcattaaagttttagaagccattgaaggtgaaaagtgttgcatgttgcccgaGTTGACGGTATTTCATAAACtttgattgatttaaaatgaaaataaaaaagtgacaaaaaaccgTTCGAATTTGGCATTgtaaaatttacgggcgtgttgccaaaatcgaacggagtcTGTAATTGAATAACGATTtcgataggggagaatgaggatacttgatccctggggatacttgattccttagctatatctcgaaactggaatgtcttacaaagatcaaatgttgtagaaaaatgtgccaaaatgagcaaaataacaatgcttgtagtttaaaaaattttaacaaaatgattgtttgagtaattgaactttgtttgaaaaatttcacaaaatgtaacttgaagatcttttttcatcactttaaaatgttccttacatgggaaaattatgaaaaaaatatttgttccaatatattaatggttcgagcgtaaaatgaacttcataatgccatattttcaaagcaatggaaaactctcaactgttttcagaaaaagttttctaaaatgttgattatgggtacaattgatcccctagagttgggtacaattgatccccctttcaaacggcatattcttcttctgaattgatcgttatgattgctgattacgaaattactaatatttatccaaaaactaatatttatcaaacaattgtctgaagaaaagagcaaaaataattaattttctcttaattataaaaaatagcgcctttaagtatgcaatgttattagcgtcgagacaaagttatagaattttcttcttatgtctgctataaattgtgaaatgagaaaaaacatgaccaaaatagtcaattaacattctatcttggggttttgttagatttttaaacaaggattagggcttcctgaataaaagatcaactctccttcaaaaggggatcaagtctcccttaacttcagaaaaatcgcattttttttactcccacgaaaacgcttctagttcatcaacgggttcaagtatcgttctaatttttggagcatagaaacttgaagttacaagctgtcagaaaatgtcaaagacggcgagttgctaattttttccaaaaagatatggtaaaaataagaaaaggggatcaagtatccccactctcccctatagattaAATGCTAGCCAAGgaacaaaataaacataaataagtTGCATAAATGAAGGCGACTTTCTCTTCATATAGTAGGTATCTGTAATTCGCctttatttatgtcatttaaatAGAAACAACATCAAAGAAAAAAGACACGTTTTCTTTTATCAGACACCATTTGTCAAACATGAATTAACCGTTAAGACCAGCCGTTGAACATAGTTTGACTTTTCAGCTAATCAAACCAATGAACACCCAAGTCCCGGAGGATTTTTGGAGAAATCACTTTTGCCTACATCGATTTttgtgttttctacaaatgctgCACTAACACTGGACGATCCCAAATCAGCtggtaaaatatttgttccataTCACACATTCCTGCCCATCCGTTAGTTCGCTCTCGGACTTTACTCGCGGTAGACGGGCTTAATTCAATCTAATCAGCAGTGTATTTTTTATTGTGTGTATTGCTGGCCATTATCTGGGTCTTTACAATGATAAGAGATTAGTGAGCCAATTCAAAACGAGACGGTTCTGCTGAATTCTGTGCAGTTCCTTTTGGATTTGTGTTGTGAAGTGAACGGtttaaatattgataaaaccCTCAATTTCTGTGGAGAGAACTTGTTTTCACCCTTTTCACCGGACCCAGTCGTCAGTATCACAGACGGATTTGTTTACGTTTCATATTTTGTTCTCTGAGCGCGGCTCAAGATATCCATCCACGTCGAGAATGAGCAACAGTGGCGGTGCGTTTGTTCAAATTCTGGAAGCACCAGACAACTGTGAACGCGTGTCTCAGCTGAGAAATTATTTCCTGAACGCGTTCAATCGCAAACCAACGTTTATCGTCAGATGCAGCGGGCGGTAAGTTTGAGCACTAATGTTCTCGATgcaaacaaaaatgtatgtCAGTCCTTATCGAATCTGCAAGGGACAACGGCATGATCAGCATTTTCTTCATCAATTAATGCTTCTCGCACGAGGAGGTCCCTGAACAAAAGGGTAGTGTACATCTGCGCCTGAATGTATGTAGAGAAAATAAACTGTGCTATTGTACATGTATGTATATTACCACAGTTTAATCTTGCAAATTTTAACGGCTAATAAAACGTGATTTTGTGTAGCGAATTGAatgtttggaatttttaaacttcacaatgtcaatgattattttcacaaggaagattgtttaaaaaaaactgttgttttCATTCTAACGAGCAGAGattctcaagtttttttttattcaatacacAACTATGTGACCATGTACCTTTATCCAGGAAACGTGTTAATTTTCACGCCATTTCTATGAGGTGACAACTGAAGATTATTAAATGTTTTCATCAACTCGTTAGCAATGTTCGGTCATTGTAGTTTATTGTTTGTTAAAGGGTCAACATTATTGGAGAGCATGTGGATTACTGCGGGTATCCTGTTCTTCCCATGGCCATCGAACAAACTATACTGCTAGCAGCTGCTCCTACTGAAGATAACCTCATACACCTTAAAAACGTTGATTCCAAATACAAACCTTTCAAATGCAATATCAACACGTTTACGTGAGTATTAAAAAACATCAAGTATCTACAACCACCTCagtatttattaaatttaaaataacataaacagcATAGATGTGCATGACTCGGATGGCCCAGCGTGGTATAAATACTTACTTTGCGGCGTGAAAGGTGTCCTAGAGTACGCCAAACCGCAAAACGCAAACGGAATGATGGTGCTGCTATCGGGGAATATACCACCCGCATCCGGGCTGTCCAGTTCCAGTGCAGTGGTCAGCGCGTCTGTTCTGGCTACAGCCTATTTATACAATGTAAGAAATAGTAAAATGTTCAAGAAAacgattcaaatttaaatcttttgtgGATTTCTCCTTCAGCTTCCACTGGAAAAACAATGCCTGGCTACCATTTCAGCTGAATGCGAACGCTACATTGGAACACAGGGCGGTGGTATGGATCAAGCTATTGCTTTTCTAGCGCAACAGGGCTGCGCACAGTTTATCGAATGGAGCCCACTGAGAGCCACGTCGGTGAATTTACCAGAAAACGCCGTATTCGTTATTGCCAATAGTTTGACTGAGGCCAACAAGGCAGCAACTTGTGACTTCAACCAACGAGTCGTTGAATGTAGATTAGCATGCAGGTAAGTTAGAATAGATacctgtaccaacacgtgaaaaggatctatctccgaaagtaaacaaaaaccattttcagtacctcatGATAGGCCAACAGTTGCCCTACTTAACGGGaaaaccctttt
This sequence is a window from Uranotaenia lowii strain MFRU-FL chromosome 3, ASM2978415v1, whole genome shotgun sequence. Protein-coding genes within it:
- the LOC129757776 gene encoding N-acetylgalactosamine kinase — translated: MSNSGGAFVQILEAPDNCERVSQLRNYFLNAFNRKPTFIVRCSGRVNIIGEHVDYCGYPVLPMAIEQTILLAAAPTEDNLIHLKNVDSKYKPFKCNINTFTIDVHDSDGPAWYKYLLCGVKGVLEYAKPQNANGMMVLLSGNIPPASGLSSSSAVVSASVLATAYLYNLPLEKQCLATISAECERYIGTQGGGMDQAIAFLAQQGCAQFIEWSPLRATSVNLPENAVFVIANSLTEANKAATCDFNQRVVECRLACRVLAKTMHLNWREIQRFSDLQKALGYSLLEMEKLTNEHLKQLSYNRQELLDFFDISRDDFVENLLTPNTREAESFKLRQRALHVFQESMRVQTFVNVSRDQSERTIHLMKNLMKQSHDSLKTLYECSHPNLDKLVEISQTFGIGARLTGAGWGGCIVALCDGVEQSEQYIKALKETYFANNPRADGKDLSTIVFATSPQRGAEIYLLDAMKTAIN